One genomic region from Augochlora pura isolate Apur16 chromosome 7, APUR_v2.2.1, whole genome shotgun sequence encodes:
- the Klu gene encoding zinc finger protein klumpfuss translates to MRIDRAGVLEVTCAWSSASLVVTIERPSTSRSTLPSAREDEVGGSTVVAEGVVGGIKGPGGGCRASSMTMAESAVEDAAAAPPGPAKPPPPSCTNNNTLAATANRNHRNLRRRKRLDQVLDILQHRSSPSEGEVLRFEGSGPASEEEEDVFGSPRSSSRSAVDPPSGISLLPLRLKSEEPVTPTEEEGNTTDADQSQQQNHHLHHPHHHSPHHHRHRHRHHRNNANHVYDHLHPSHQRSSAPKYTGCTCVQCSQSATPPTMVLPSPTSPLTPLTPLTPLTPLTLPPLTPGSLSSYSFEHYMHTKYLPDIFRGRSHSDSDLVPGWDQKPPLSTSSVFVNHPLRSGSLESDTTSPQESPLDLSMKNLISGRPPALQLLPPGIVSRGSVSVPVVKGDVASPTTKESAANRFNMKVSPVVETMPPGANIAYVCPVCGQMFSLHDRLAKHMASRHRKQGPQDASAKAYLCDVCKRSFARSDMLTRHMRLHTGVKPYTCKTCGQVFSRSDHLSTHQRTHTGEKPYKCPQCAYAACRRDMITRHLRTHAKCSDTQTPKSEPGFLAGEDSPTYSQEMASPSATIKAE, encoded by the coding sequence GACGAGGTGGGAGGCAGTACGGTGGTAGCCGAGGGTGTAGTAGGCGGCATAAAGGGCCCAGGCGGCGGGTGCCGCGCATCCTCGATGACGATGGCCGAGAGCGCCGTGGAGGACGCCGCAGCCGCGCCCCCGGGTCCAGCGAAGCCGCCACCGCCCTCCTGTACCAACAACAACACTCTGGCAGCGACCGCGAACCGCAACCACCGGAACCTTCGCAGACGGAAACGACTGGACCAGGTGCTGGACATCCTGCAACATCGAAGTTCGCCGTCGGAGGGTGAGGTGTTGCGCTTCGAGGGCAGCGGACCAGCctcggaggaggaggaggacgtgTTCGGTTCGCCGAggtcgtcgtcgcgatcgGCGGTGGACCCGCCGTCGGGCATCAGCCTGCTGCCGCTGAGGCTGAAGAGCGAGGAGCCCGTGACGCCCACCGAGGAGGAGGGGAACACGACCGACGCCGACCAGTCGCAACAGCAGAATCATCACCTTCATCATCCGCACCATCACTCCCCGCATCACCATCGTCACCGGCACAGGCATCACAGGAACAACGCGAACCACGTGTACGATCACCTCCACCCCTCCCATCAGAGATCGTCCGCGCCCAAGTACACCGGGTGCACCTGCGTCCAGTGCTCCCAGTCGGCCACCCCGCCGACGATGGTGCTGCCCTCGCCGACCTCCCCGCTGACTCCTCTCACGCCGCTCACGCCGCTCACACCGCTCACCCTGCCGCCGCTCACGCCCGGCTCCCTGTCCTCGTACAGCTTCGAGCACTACATGCATACCAAGTACCTGCCGGACATATTCAGGGGCCGCAGCCACTCGGACTCGGACCTGGTGCCGGGCTGGGACCAGAAGCCGCCGCTCTCGACCTCGTCCGTCTTCGTGAACCATCCGCTGAGGAGCGGCTCCCTCGAGAGCGACACGACGAGTCCCCAAGAGTCGCCGTTGGACCTCTCGATGAAGAACCTGATTTCCGGGAGGCCGCCGGCGCTCCAGCTGCTGCCGCCCGGCATCGTGTCGAGGGGCTCCGTGAGCGTGCCGGTGGTCAAAGGCGACGTCGCGTCTCCGACGACCAAGGAGAGCGCCGCCAACAGATTCAACATGAAGGTCTCGCCGGTGGTGGAGACGATGCCGCCGGGCGCGAATATCGCCTACGTTTGCCCCGTCTGCGGTCAGATGTTCAGCCTGCACGACCGGCTGGCCAAGCACATGGCCTCCAGGCACCGCAAACAGGGCCCGCAGGACGCGTCCGCGAAGGCGTACCTCTGCGACGTGTGCAAGAGGAGCTTCGCCAGGTCCGACATGCTGACCAGACACATGAGGCTGCACACGGGCGTCAAACCGTACACGTGCAAGACGTGCGGACAGGTGTTCAGCAGGTCGGATCACCTGAGCACCCACCAGCGGACGCACACCGGCGAGAAGCCGTACAAGTGTCCCCAATGCGCGTACGCGGCCTGTCGCCGGGACATGATCACCAGGCACCTGAGGACCCACGCCAAGTGCTCGGACACCCAGACGCCGAAGAGCGAGCCCGGCTTCCTTGCCGGCGAGGACAGCCCCACGTACTCGCAGGAGATGGCCTCGCCCTCGGCCACGATCAAGGCCGAATGA